The following proteins are co-located in the Oceanimonas sp. GK1 genome:
- a CDS encoding ketosteroid isomerase-related protein: protein MSHARSEQLIQRYYRAFNEGDMDTFLGLLTEDVVHDINQGGRETGKAAFAAFMERMNRHYKEQLVDMVIMVNAAGDRAAAEFVVLGEYLSTDEGLPEAAGQRYRLPAGAFFEIENNQIARISNYYNLSDWIAQVSP from the coding sequence ATGAGCCATGCCCGCAGCGAACAACTGATTCAACGCTATTACCGCGCCTTTAACGAGGGCGACATGGACACCTTTCTCGGCCTGCTGACCGAGGATGTGGTACACGACATCAACCAGGGCGGGCGCGAAACCGGCAAGGCCGCCTTTGCCGCTTTTATGGAACGCATGAACCGCCACTATAAAGAGCAGCTGGTGGACATGGTGATCATGGTCAATGCCGCCGGCGATCGGGCCGCCGCCGAGTTCGTGGTGCTGGGAGAATACCTGAGCACCGACGAGGGCCTGCCCGAGGCCGCCGGCCAGCGCTACCGCCTGCCCGCCGGCGCCTTTTTCGAGATTGAAAACAACCAGATCGCACGCATCAGCAATTATTACAACCTGAGTGACTGGATAGCCCAGGTCAGCCCATGA
- the murB gene encoding UDP-N-acetylmuramate dehydrogenase, protein MPSNTHSLFPFNTFGLTQQADEVVILQRREQLAELARYPGPRLVVGEGSNLLFTAPFKGQVLVNRLKGITVTDTGDAWRVRVQGGENWHDLVCYCLEQGMPGLENLALIPGTAGAAPIQNIGAYGVELSRFCEQVESYDWRSGEMRHWSAAECAFGYRDSVFKHAAREHLILSITLRLPKVWQPVLGYGPLGELGEDVTPRQVFERVCATRRAKLPDPAELGNAGSFFKNPKVSQAEGEALTLAWPGLPLYPAEGGLVKLAAGWLIDQAGLKGTSVGGAAVHQRQALVLVNRGGATAEDILRLAALVRERVRERFGVVLEPEVRMIGAEGETHLDEALACLN, encoded by the coding sequence ATGCCGAGCAACACCCATTCCCTGTTTCCCTTTAATACCTTTGGCCTGACACAGCAGGCCGACGAGGTGGTGATCCTGCAACGGCGGGAACAACTGGCCGAGCTGGCCCGCTACCCCGGGCCCCGGCTGGTGGTCGGGGAGGGCTCCAACCTGCTGTTTACCGCGCCCTTTAAAGGACAGGTGCTGGTGAACCGGCTGAAAGGCATCACAGTGACCGACACCGGGGACGCCTGGCGGGTGAGGGTGCAGGGCGGTGAAAACTGGCATGATCTGGTGTGTTATTGCCTGGAGCAGGGCATGCCGGGGCTGGAGAACCTGGCGCTGATCCCGGGTACCGCCGGGGCGGCGCCCATTCAGAACATCGGCGCTTACGGCGTGGAGCTGTCCCGTTTTTGCGAGCAGGTGGAAAGTTATGACTGGCGCAGCGGTGAGATGCGGCACTGGTCGGCGGCGGAATGCGCCTTTGGCTATCGGGACAGCGTGTTCAAGCATGCCGCCCGGGAGCACCTGATCCTGTCCATTACCCTGCGCCTGCCCAAGGTCTGGCAGCCGGTGCTGGGTTATGGCCCGTTGGGGGAGCTGGGTGAGGATGTCACTCCCCGGCAAGTGTTTGAGCGAGTCTGTGCCACCCGCCGGGCCAAGCTGCCGGATCCTGCCGAGCTCGGCAATGCCGGCAGCTTTTTCAAAAACCCCAAGGTCAGCCAGGCTGAGGGTGAAGCGCTGACGCTGGCCTGGCCCGGCTTGCCGCTGTACCCGGCGGAAGGTGGTCTGGTGAAGCTGGCTGCCGGCTGGCTGATTGACCAGGCCGGACTCAAGGGCACCAGCGTGGGCGGTGCCGCCGTGCACCAGCGTCAGGCCCTGGTGCTGGTCAACCGGGGCGGCGCTACCGCGGAAGACATTCTGAGGTTGGCGGCACTGGTGCGGGAACGGGTTCGGGAGCGCTTTGGCGTGGTGCTGGAGCCGGAGGTCCGGATGATCGGTGCCGAAGGCGAAACCCATCTGGACGAGGCGCTGGCATGTCTGAACTGA
- the coaA gene encoding type I pantothenate kinase, with the protein MKTDTQSPYLTFSRRTWSELRESVQLPLSEDELMRLRSMNDRVSLAEVRDIYLPLSRLLNLYVKAKQRRSRVLDQFLGNTHHHVPYVISIAGSVAVGKSTTARILQTLLERWPQHPRVTLVTTDGFLYPNAELERRGLMKKKGFPQSYDMRRLVQFVSDIKSGKPGVKAPVYSHLTYDIVPGQEVVVEQADIVIIEGLNVLQSGMDYPHDPHRVFVSDFVDFSVYVDADERLLKTWYVERFLKLRSGAFADPESYFHHYARLSEEEAVATASRIWQEINYKNLKQNILPTRDRAELILTKGQDHQIEQIRLKK; encoded by the coding sequence ATGAAGACAGACACTCAATCCCCCTACCTGACCTTTTCCCGCCGAACCTGGTCAGAGCTGCGCGAGTCCGTGCAACTGCCCCTGAGCGAAGACGAGCTGATGCGTCTGCGCAGCATGAACGACCGGGTTTCGCTGGCCGAAGTCAGGGACATCTATCTGCCCCTGTCCCGCCTGCTCAACCTCTATGTCAAGGCCAAGCAACGGCGCAGCCGGGTACTGGATCAGTTCCTCGGCAATACCCATCACCACGTGCCCTATGTGATCAGCATCGCCGGCTCGGTGGCCGTCGGTAAAAGCACCACCGCCCGCATTCTGCAAACCCTGCTGGAACGCTGGCCCCAGCATCCGCGGGTGACCCTGGTCACCACCGACGGCTTTCTTTACCCCAACGCCGAGCTGGAACGGCGCGGCTTGATGAAAAAGAAGGGCTTTCCCCAGTCCTATGACATGCGCCGGCTGGTGCAGTTTGTTTCCGACATCAAATCCGGCAAGCCCGGGGTGAAGGCACCGGTGTACTCCCACCTGACCTACGACATTGTGCCCGGGCAGGAAGTGGTGGTAGAGCAGGCGGACATCGTCATCATTGAAGGGCTGAACGTGCTGCAGAGCGGCATGGACTACCCCCACGATCCCCACCGCGTGTTCGTGTCGGATTTCGTGGATTTTTCCGTTTACGTGGATGCGGACGAACGGCTGTTGAAAACCTGGTATGTGGAGCGCTTTCTCAAGCTGCGCTCGGGGGCCTTTGCCGATCCCGAGTCCTACTTTCACCACTACGCCCGACTCAGCGAAGAAGAAGCGGTGGCCACCGCCAGCCGCATCTGGCAGGAAATCAACTACAAGAACCTGAAGCAGAACATACTGCCGACCCGGGATCGGGCCGAGCTGATCCTGACCAAGGGGCAGGATCACCAGATAGAGCAGATACGGCTCAAGAAATAA
- the birA gene encoding bifunctional biotin--[acetyl-CoA-carboxylase] ligase/biotin operon repressor BirA, whose protein sequence is MSELTPLREALLKRLADGQFHSGEQLGDALQISRAAVSKHVQALKSLGLDIYSVSGKGYRLAVPLQLLDAERLSRALAPVRVEVIPVIGSTNQHWLESIPRLSQGDVCLAECQTSGRGRRGRTWISPFGGQLIMSLYWRLEQGMAAAMGLSLVVGVAVVEALESAGFGGIELKWPNDLYLNGRKLAGILVEMSGTAGGPCHLVIGMGLNLVLPATEQERITQPWAELAELGEITDRNGLVIALVQGLQRALTRFEQEGIAGFRECWNRLDHFNGKPVRVLMGEQQVHGTARGIDDQGALLLELESGEIKRYLGGEISLRGNDRD, encoded by the coding sequence ATGTCTGAACTGACCCCGCTGCGCGAAGCGCTGCTGAAACGGCTGGCCGACGGCCAGTTTCATTCCGGTGAACAGTTGGGCGATGCGTTGCAGATAAGCCGGGCGGCGGTCAGCAAGCATGTACAGGCGCTCAAGAGCCTGGGGCTCGATATTTACAGTGTCAGCGGCAAGGGTTACCGGCTGGCGGTGCCGCTGCAGTTGCTGGACGCCGAGCGGCTTTCCCGGGCACTGGCACCGGTGCGGGTGGAGGTGATCCCGGTGATCGGCTCCACCAACCAGCACTGGCTGGAGTCCATCCCCCGCCTGAGCCAGGGGGATGTCTGCCTGGCCGAGTGCCAGACCTCGGGTCGGGGCCGGCGCGGTCGTACCTGGATTTCCCCCTTTGGCGGCCAGCTGATCATGAGCCTGTACTGGCGACTGGAGCAGGGCATGGCCGCGGCCATGGGGCTCAGCCTGGTGGTGGGGGTGGCCGTGGTGGAAGCCCTTGAAAGCGCCGGCTTTGGTGGTATCGAGCTGAAGTGGCCCAATGACCTCTACCTCAACGGCCGCAAACTGGCGGGCATACTGGTGGAAATGTCGGGCACCGCCGGTGGCCCCTGTCATCTGGTAATCGGCATGGGCCTGAATCTGGTGCTGCCTGCCACCGAGCAGGAGCGCATTACCCAGCCCTGGGCCGAGCTGGCGGAGCTGGGCGAGATCACCGACCGCAACGGCCTGGTGATCGCCCTGGTGCAGGGGCTACAGCGGGCGCTGACGCGTTTTGAACAGGAGGGCATCGCCGGCTTTCGCGAGTGCTGGAACCGGCTGGATCATTTCAACGGCAAGCCGGTACGGGTGCTGATGGGCGAGCAGCAAGTGCACGGCACCGCCCGGGGCATCGACGATCAGGGCGCACTGCTGCTGGAGCTGGAAAGCGGCGAGATCAAGCGCTACCTGGGGGGAGAAATCTCATTGCGGGGCAACGACAGGGATTAG
- a CDS encoding trypsin-like peptidase domain-containing protein → MKSSLTFLFISLLLAGCGMNAGEQQQAAYAARLAGDDAAAFRHYREAAAGDQPEARYRLAQLYLEGRGTAQNTGEAIDGLMRLSNSEDPQWRSRAHKLLGEIYAGEHDPAVKDPGLAGRHFAACATLGDDDCARRQALLTPPRLQLLSAVGPAVSAADLYAERGPAVYKVVVYEQLGAGLEPLTLGSAVAIDPYRAVTSYHLVAAGGVPVSISRDGQQPVREADIMVWRVLYTDARRDLALLTLKDGRRLDFIQRARSVEQLQVGERVFAIGSPAGLDKTLTEGIVSARRNQNGVQIIQTTAPISYGSSGGGLFDESGNLVGITTKGVSAWGNFNFAVAADEVQAFLAESASP, encoded by the coding sequence ATGAAATCCAGCCTGACTTTCCTGTTCATTTCCCTGTTGCTGGCCGGGTGTGGCATGAATGCCGGCGAACAACAGCAGGCCGCCTATGCAGCCCGGCTGGCCGGCGACGATGCCGCCGCCTTTCGCCATTACCGGGAGGCCGCTGCCGGGGATCAGCCCGAGGCTCGCTACCGGCTGGCGCAACTGTATCTGGAAGGCCGCGGCACGGCGCAGAATACCGGGGAGGCCATCGACGGGCTGATGCGGCTGAGCAACAGCGAGGATCCGCAGTGGCGGTCCCGGGCCCACAAGCTGCTGGGCGAAATCTATGCCGGTGAACACGATCCTGCCGTGAAGGATCCCGGCCTGGCCGGCCGGCACTTTGCCGCCTGCGCCACCCTTGGGGATGACGACTGTGCCCGCCGCCAGGCCTTGCTGACGCCGCCCCGGCTGCAACTGCTTTCCGCTGTGGGGCCGGCGGTGTCGGCCGCCGACCTTTATGCCGAGCGCGGTCCCGCCGTGTACAAGGTGGTGGTGTATGAACAACTGGGAGCGGGGCTGGAGCCCTTGACCCTGGGCTCGGCGGTGGCCATCGATCCTTACCGGGCGGTGACCAGCTACCATCTGGTGGCGGCGGGCGGCGTGCCGGTGAGCATCAGCCGGGATGGCCAGCAGCCGGTGCGGGAAGCGGACATCATGGTGTGGCGGGTGCTGTATACGGATGCGAGGCGGGATCTGGCGCTACTGACCCTGAAAGACGGACGCCGGCTGGACTTCATTCAGAGAGCGCGCTCCGTGGAGCAGCTACAGGTGGGGGAGCGGGTGTTTGCCATCGGCTCGCCGGCGGGGCTCGACAAGACGCTGACCGAGGGCATTGTTTCCGCCCGGCGCAACCAGAATGGTGTGCAGATTATTCAGACCACGGCGCCCATCAGTTACGGCTCGTCCGGCGGCGGCCTGTTTGATGAAAGCGGCAATCTGGTGGGTATTACCACCAAGGGCGTGTCGGCCTGGGGCAACTTCAACTTCGCCGTGGCCGCCGACGAGGTACAGGCTTTTCTGGCCGAGAGTGCTTCTCCCTGA
- the tuf gene encoding elongation factor Tu, whose product MSKEKFERTKPHVNVGTIGHVDHGKTTLTAAITNVLAKQFGGSARAFDQIDNAPEEKARGITIAASHVEYDTEARHYAHVDCPGHADYVKNMITGAAQMDGAILVVAATDGPMPQTREHILLARQVGVPYIVVFMNKCDMVDDEELLELVEMEVRELLSEYDFPGDDIPVIQGSALKGLEGDPEWEPKILELAAALDSYIPDPERAIDGAFLLPIEDVFSIQGRGTVVTGRVERGIVRVGEEVEIVGIKDTTKTTCTGVEMFRKLLDEGRAGENVGVLLRGTKREDVERGQVLAKPGSITPHTRFESEVYVLSKDEGGRHTPFFKGYRPQFYFRTTDVTGTIELPEGVEMVMPGDNIKMDVNLIAPIAMEEGLRFAIREGGRTVGAGVVAKIIE is encoded by the coding sequence ATGTCTAAAGAAAAATTTGAACGTACAAAACCGCACGTTAACGTTGGCACCATCGGCCACGTTGACCACGGTAAAACGACTCTGACCGCTGCCATCACCAACGTCCTGGCCAAGCAGTTCGGTGGTTCCGCCCGCGCGTTCGACCAGATCGACAACGCTCCGGAAGAAAAGGCCCGTGGTATCACCATCGCCGCTTCTCACGTTGAGTATGACACCGAAGCCCGTCACTACGCTCACGTTGACTGCCCCGGTCACGCCGACTACGTGAAAAACATGATCACCGGTGCTGCCCAGATGGACGGCGCGATCCTGGTAGTAGCTGCCACCGACGGCCCCATGCCGCAAACCCGTGAGCACATCCTGCTGGCCCGCCAGGTAGGTGTACCTTACATCGTTGTATTCATGAACAAGTGTGACATGGTTGACGATGAAGAGCTGCTCGAGCTGGTAGAAATGGAAGTGCGTGAGCTGCTGTCCGAGTACGACTTCCCGGGCGACGACATTCCGGTTATCCAGGGCTCTGCCCTGAAAGGCCTGGAAGGCGATCCCGAGTGGGAACCGAAGATCCTGGAACTGGCTGCTGCTCTGGATTCCTACATCCCGGATCCCGAGCGTGCCATCGACGGCGCCTTCCTGCTGCCGATCGAAGACGTATTCTCCATCCAGGGCCGTGGTACCGTTGTGACCGGTCGTGTAGAGCGTGGTATCGTTCGCGTTGGTGAAGAAGTGGAAATCGTGGGTATCAAAGACACCACCAAGACCACTTGTACCGGCGTTGAAATGTTCCGCAAGCTGCTGGACGAAGGCCGTGCCGGTGAGAACGTGGGCGTGCTGCTGCGTGGCACCAAGCGTGAAGACGTTGAGCGTGGTCAGGTGCTGGCCAAGCCGGGTTCCATCACCCCGCACACCCGCTTCGAATCCGAAGTGTACGTACTGTCCAAGGACGAAGGTGGCCGCCACACTCCGTTCTTCAAGGGCTACCGTCCGCAGTTCTACTTCCGGACCACTGACGTGACCGGTACCATCGAACTGCCGGAAGGCGTTGAAATGGTCATGCCTGGCGACAACATCAAGATGGACGTGAATCTGATCGCGCCCATCGCGATGGAAGAAGGTCTGCGCTTCGCCATCCGTGAAGGTGGCCGTACCGTTGGTGCCGGCGTCGTCGCCAAAATCATCGAGTAA
- the nusG gene encoding transcription termination/antitermination protein NusG: MSEQRMRWYVVQAFSGYEGRVAKSLREHIKMHGMEDQFGEVLVPTEEVVEMRAGQKRKSERKFFPGYVLVQMQMNDGTWHLVRSIPRVMGFIGGTPERPAPISDKEADAILNRLQDAVDKPKPKTLFEPGEVVRVSDGPFADFNGVVEEVDYEKSRVKVSVLIFGRSTPVELEFGQIEKT, encoded by the coding sequence ATGTCAGAACAAAGAATGCGTTGGTATGTGGTCCAGGCGTTTTCCGGATATGAAGGACGCGTAGCCAAGTCGCTGCGTGAACATATCAAGATGCACGGCATGGAAGATCAGTTCGGCGAGGTGCTGGTGCCCACCGAAGAAGTGGTGGAAATGCGCGCCGGCCAGAAGCGCAAGAGCGAGCGCAAATTTTTCCCCGGCTATGTGCTGGTGCAGATGCAGATGAACGACGGCACCTGGCACCTGGTGCGCAGCATTCCGCGGGTGATGGGCTTTATCGGCGGCACGCCCGAGCGTCCGGCGCCGATTTCCGACAAGGAAGCCGATGCCATCCTGAACCGCCTGCAGGATGCGGTGGACAAGCCGAAGCCGAAAACCCTGTTCGAGCCGGGCGAGGTGGTTCGCGTTTCCGACGGTCCTTTCGCCGACTTCAACGGCGTGGTGGAAGAAGTGGATTACGAGAAGAGCCGGGTCAAAGTATCCGTGCTGATCTTCGGCCGCTCCACCCCGGTGGAACTGGAGTTCGGCCAGATAGAAAAAACCTGA
- the secE gene encoding preprotein translocase subunit SecE — protein sequence MSANTESQGGAKDTLLWGLVFIILIAAVVANYLYSDLAVFIRAAGVVVAVGIAGLLAYQTKKGQSSFAFARESRLEMRKVVWPTRQESIQTTLIVLAVTALVGLFLFLLDGLLVWLVNLVTGV from the coding sequence ATGAGTGCAAATACCGAGAGCCAGGGCGGGGCGAAAGATACCCTGCTGTGGGGTCTGGTTTTCATTATTCTGATCGCAGCCGTGGTCGCCAACTATCTTTACAGTGATCTGGCGGTCTTCATTCGTGCGGCCGGCGTGGTGGTGGCAGTGGGTATTGCCGGTCTGCTGGCATACCAGACCAAAAAGGGACAAAGCAGCTTTGCCTTTGCCCGGGAGTCGCGTCTGGAGATGCGCAAGGTGGTCTGGCCCACCCGCCAGGAGAGCATTCAGACCACGCTTATCGTACTGGCCGTGACCGCCCTGGTTGGCCTGTTTCTGTTTTTGCTGGATGGCCTGCTGGTATGGCTGGTCAACCTGGTTACCGGAGTATAA
- a CDS encoding carbon-nitrogen hydrolase family protein, with protein sequence MTRPLVLACAQYDIDFLGSWPAFERKLDRLLADALAQNANFVLLPEYFSMELASLFDESVYRNLHAQLDAMQSLLPDFIHAFSSRAKRHGLHILAGTIPVRLADGRFVNRAHLFRPDGSHDWQDKLQMTRFEREQWHISAGEEIKVLDTAFGKVGVAVCYDSEFPLLVRRQVEAGARLILVPSCTDTEAGFHRVRIGSQARALENQCFVAQSPTVGEAPWSEAVDVNTGRAAIYTPVDYGYPDDGILVMGEANQPGWVVATLDLDALDTVRAQGQVFNHRDWDGQLGY encoded by the coding sequence ATGACTCGGCCCCTGGTACTGGCCTGCGCCCAGTATGACATCGACTTTCTCGGCAGCTGGCCGGCCTTTGAGCGCAAGCTCGACCGGCTGCTGGCCGACGCCCTCGCGCAAAACGCCAACTTTGTGCTGCTGCCAGAGTATTTTTCCATGGAGCTGGCGTCCCTGTTCGACGAGTCGGTGTACCGCAACCTGCATGCCCAGCTCGATGCCATGCAAAGCCTGCTGCCGGACTTTATCCATGCCTTTTCAAGCCGGGCGAAGCGCCATGGCCTGCATATACTGGCGGGCACCATACCGGTGCGGCTGGCGGACGGCCGTTTCGTCAACCGGGCCCACCTGTTTCGCCCGGACGGCAGCCACGACTGGCAGGACAAGCTGCAGATGACCCGCTTTGAAAGAGAGCAGTGGCACATCAGCGCCGGCGAGGAAATAAAGGTGCTCGACACCGCCTTTGGCAAGGTCGGCGTGGCGGTGTGCTACGACAGCGAGTTTCCGCTGCTCGTGCGCCGCCAGGTGGAAGCCGGCGCCCGGCTTATTCTGGTGCCCAGCTGCACCGACACCGAGGCCGGTTTTCACCGGGTACGCATCGGCAGTCAGGCCCGGGCGCTGGAAAACCAGTGCTTTGTGGCCCAGTCCCCCACCGTGGGCGAGGCGCCCTGGTCGGAAGCGGTGGACGTGAACACCGGCCGCGCCGCCATCTACACCCCGGTGGACTACGGCTATCCCGACGACGGCATTCTGGTGATGGGTGAAGCAAATCAGCCCGGCTGGGTGGTGGCCACCCTGGACCTGGATGCCCTGGACACCGTGCGCGCTCAGGGGCAGGTATTCAACCACAGGGACTGGGACGGCCAGCTAGGTTACTGA